CAAACCTTTTTCCATGGCTATCGGCGTTATAAGCTCGACCGTGATCTCCGTGTGATCGCCGGGCATTATCATCTCCGCCCCGTCTTTCAGCTGCACCGAGCCCGTAACGTCCGTCGTCCGGAAATAGAACTGCGGCTTATAACCCTTGAAGAACGGCGTATGCCGCCCGCCTTCATCCTTCGTCAGAATGTAGGCCTCGCCCTTGAATTTCTTGTGAGGCGTGCAGGTCTTGGGAGCGGCTATCACCTGCCCGCGCTCCACCTGGTCTTTTTCAATGCCGCGC
This is a stretch of genomic DNA from Elusimicrobiota bacterium. It encodes these proteins:
- the tuf gene encoding elongation factor Tu (EF-Tu; promotes GTP-dependent binding of aminoacyl-tRNA to the A-site of ribosomes during protein biosynthesis; when the tRNA anticodon matches the mRNA codon, GTP hydrolysis results; the inactive EF-Tu-GDP leaves the ribosome and release of GDP is promoted by elongation factor Ts; many prokaryotes have two copies of the gene encoding EF-Tu), whose amino-acid sequence is RGIEKDQVERGQVIAAPKTCTPHKKFKGEAYILTKDEGGRHTPFFKGYKPQFYFRTTDVTGSVQLKDGAEMIMPGDHTEITVELITPIAMEKGLRYAIREGGHTVGAGVVTEIIE